ATCGTGCCAGCCATCGCCGTTGGGACCCATCCCCAGGTTCAGCGTGCCGGTGCTCGTAGCGACATTCCAGACGCTGTTGTCGAGTCGCACGACCCCATCGATCACCACGTAGGTCCGGTCGTCGATCTGCTCGGCAAAGGCGACAACACCATCGGCGTCGTAGAACTGACCGTTGTAAACCCAAGTGGTAGTGCCAGCCCACGGCGCGACGGAGTTGGCAAACATCTGGCCAAAGCGGAAGCCGTTGGTGAGACCACCATAACCGGCGTAGATCGAGGTGCCGTTGTTAGCCGCGAACGACATGTTGCCGCTTTGCGAAGCTTCAAGCAGACCCTCTTGATAGCCGCCCAGTACGTTGCCCGTGATGTTCGTGCTGCCGTTGCCCGAGACCGTGAGAGTGGCAAATCCGAGGGTGACGTTGCCACTGATGTTATGCGTACCGGCGTCGACATTGATGGTGCCGGAGGTGGCGAGCGTGAGCGGGGTACTGATGGTGTTGCCACCTAAATCGTCGTCGATAGCGGTCCCGCCACCAAAATTTTGGGCATCGAGGATGAGCGGATTTCCGCCGAGCGAATAGCCGGTCCCTGTGAAGCGGAGGGCGTAGCGGTTGGTCGACAGCGTGTCGTTGAACTGCGTGAAGTTGGCGGCAGCGGCCGGGAAAACGAGAACGTCGCCATCTTGCGGCAGCGTGTTGGAGTCCCAGTTGGTGTTGGTTCCCGAGATCCCCCCGTTCCAGTTGCCATCGACGTCGCCGACCCAGGTGAGAGTGGCGAGCACTTCGCGGCGCTCGAGCGTTTCGAAGAACATGCGGCGCTTGGAGGCCAGAGTCGACTTCTTCTCACGACGGTCGCGGGGATTTTTAGCGCGAAGCGAAGCTGAACGACGATCGAGTGAACCTGAACTCATGAGCGAAACTCCAAGCTGCAAATTGACGGAGCGCGATCGACAGCCGCAGCGCGGTGGCTTTCCGAGGAAAGTAGCGACTGCGAAGACGATCTCGCCGAAAATTTCCACCCCAGGAGTTCTGTTGCACTTCAAACGCTCGGATCGCGCGGCGCAGTGAGCTCGAGCCGCAGCAACGAGTGAACGGTGCTGCGGATAAGCCAGTGTTGAGCGCGAAGCATCGCCGCACGGCGGCTGGCGATACTGGAAAACGCGGAGAGTTTCGACGAAGCAGGGGTTGCTAAGTAACCTGAATTCCGTTGCGGTTACGAGGCAGGGCTACGAGCGAAAACTGACGCGAGGCGAGAGAAGTGGGAGAGGCACCTAGTGGGGGAAATTGGGGGAGGTAAGGGGAACGACTCGAGGCGATCTTGGATTCGTGGCGTGGCAGACTGCTGAGCGCAACGATCAGCGCTTCAGCATAGTTGGGGAGATCCAAAAACGCACCTTCTGACTAGACAATAATAAGGTGATCGTCAGCCAGTCAACAGAATTTAGTGCAAACTGGATGGAATGTGCACGCAGGGAACGCCTTTTGGGGTGGATAAATGTCCGCAAATGGGAGTGGCGGAGAGGCGATTGACGTGCCAAAGCGGGTTTGAAGCAGCAGCCGTGAGATCGAAGCGGGCTGATCGGAACGCAAAAAAAGCTGAAGAACCTTGCGGCGCTTCAGCTTTCATGATCTGGGTGAATAGTCGCGAAAACTATCGCAACTGTTTATCTATAAAGAACTTAGGGTAGTTCTTTGATGTAGATGTTGCGGAAGTAGAGCGTGTTGCCGTGGTTTTGGAGCTCGATCTGTCCGGTGGGGTAGATCGGCTTGTCTCGTTCCCAGTAGTTCTCGAGCGTGACATCGGTGACCACGTTCTTGCCGTTGAGCTGGATCGTCACCTTTTCACCCACCATGCGGATGAAGAAGGTATTCCACTCACCCACTGGCTTATCGGCCTTCACTTCGGCCTGATTGGGGTTCTTTTGGTTGTTCCAGAGGCTTCCCGAGCCCTTGTTGGCACCGAGTTTCCAGAGAGGTTCGTGATCGGTGTCCCAGATCTGAACCTGAGGGCTGCCACGGAGATAGATGCCGCTGTCGCCTGCTTTTTCGATCTTCCAGTCGACGTAGAGCTCGAAATTGGCGTAGTCCTTGGCGGTGCAGAGGCTGTCACCCTTGCCGTCGAACACAATGATGCCGTTTTCCACTTTCCAGTGGTCGCGCATCTTTTGATCGGCCTTCGCTTGGGCAGCGGCGAGATCTTCCGGCTTCATCTCGGCGCGGCTCTTAGGATTGCCAACCAATCCCTTCCAGCCGGTGAGATCGACACCGTTAAACAGGGCCGTGAAACCTTCCGGGGGAGTGTTCAGCTTTTCCTCGGCAGCGGTTGCCGAGCACCAAACACCGAGGGCAACAAACAAACCAGCAAGCGTGAGCAACGAGCGCATGGGCGCAAGCTCCAAAGACACGAGTAGCAAAGGTGGGATATCTAGCGGAGAGCGATCCACGATGGACCGGTCGCGGAGAGTCTAACGCACTTCCCGGGCGATAGCGAGCAAAAAAGAGGCCCAAAATCGGCTGAATCACCCTTCCGGCGGCGGCTTCCAATATTCCCGGTCCGCTGGCGAATAGAACGATAACGATCGCCGCAAAATAGGTGGCGAAAGTTAGTCACTGCTCGATTTCTCGTCTACGATGCAGGGAGATTTCCCAACCTGCGGCACGCAGCAACGCACGGGCTTGCTGCCCGATTCCGCCACCTCAATTTCGAGGAGGAGAGGCCATGTTTGACAGCTACTTGTCGATCGTCTTTTTGGTCATGGCCGTTTTTGGCGGAACAATCCTGACGATTCAATTCGTCCTCACCGTGCTCGGTGTCGGGGGAGTCGATCTTGTCGAAACTCTGACCCACGATGCCGGTGATATCGCTGATGCCGATGGGTCGGGTGGTGACGCACACAGCCATCACGGGGGTAGCGATCAATCCGAAGATCCGCATGGTACGGCCTCGCTGCTGGGGATGATCTCGTTTCGAACCCTGGTGGCAGCCGCCACTTTCTTTGGTTTGGCAGGGCTCGCCGCTGCTGGTGGGCGTCAGCCGCAGGTGGTGCAGGTCGGCATCGCACTCTTAGCCGGCGCGGGCGCAATGTATGGCGTACATTCGCTCATGCGGGCGATGGGTCGCCTTACCGAAGATGGCACCGTGCGAGTACGTAAAGCCATTGGCCTGGTGGCCACTGTCTACGTGCCGATCGCGGCCCACGGCAAGTCGACCGGCAAAGTTCAGCTGTCGCTTCAGAATCGTGTGATGGAATACGAAGCGATTGCCAAAGCTAGCCATTCGCTCGCAACGGGAACGAAGGTCCGTGTGATAGCCGTCGAAGGAAATGTGCTCGAAGTCGAGCCTCTGGTGACAGAGACCACTGCTTCGCACGCTTCAGCCGAGACCAAAGCACACGCCTAAGTTGCTTCTGCTTGGCCTACAGAAACAGAATCAACCAGCTGCGCTCGCTGTGCGCCTGCATCTGCGCACGCGCTCGGCTGCTCACGCTATCGACACGATCCCAAACAACATCAAGACCACGACAACGATCACCACCAAGTAGCGCTGCACTACCGAGGCTCACCCCTCCGTCCAGAGATCAAGGAGTAACCCCCCATGGTTGAAGTACTGATTCCTATTGTGATGGGCGTGATGTTCATCGGCATGCTCGCGTTCGGGCTCTTTATTGCTTTCATCAAGCAATTCAAGCGCTGCCCGAGCAACCGCGTGCTCGTGATTTTCGGTCGCACCGGCAAAGGTTCGAGCCACACCATCCATGGTGGCGCGAAGTTCGTGTGGCCCTTCATTCAGGACTACGCCTACCTGAGCCTCGAGCCGATTCAAATCGAAGTTCCTCTGCGTGGCGCACTCTCGTCGGAGAACATCCGCGTGAATGTGCCGAGCGTCTTCACCGTCGCGATCGACACCAAGCCCGACGTGATGGCCAACGCTGCTGTTCGTTTGCTCGGCCTCACCGTCCAAGAGATTCGCAAGCAAGCGGAAGAAATGATCTTCGGCCA
This window of the Pirellula staleyi DSM 6068 genome carries:
- a CDS encoding DUF1080 domain-containing protein — its product is MRSLLTLAGLFVALGVWCSATAAEEKLNTPPEGFTALFNGVDLTGWKGLVGNPKSRAEMKPEDLAAAQAKADQKMRDHWKVENGIIVFDGKGDSLCTAKDYANFELYVDWKIEKAGDSGIYLRGSPQVQIWDTDHEPLWKLGANKGSGSLWNNQKNPNQAEVKADKPVGEWNTFFIRMVGEKVTIQLNGKNVVTDVTLENYWERDKPIYPTGQIELQNHGNTLYFRNIYIKELP
- a CDS encoding NfeD family protein, with amino-acid sequence MFDSYLSIVFLVMAVFGGTILTIQFVLTVLGVGGVDLVETLTHDAGDIADADGSGGDAHSHHGGSDQSEDPHGTASLLGMISFRTLVAAATFFGLAGLAAAGGRQPQVVQVGIALLAGAGAMYGVHSLMRAMGRLTEDGTVRVRKAIGLVATVYVPIAAHGKSTGKVQLSLQNRVMEYEAIAKASHSLATGTKVRVIAVEGNVLEVEPLVTETTASHASAETKAHA